A portion of the Platichthys flesus chromosome 7, fPlaFle2.1, whole genome shotgun sequence genome contains these proteins:
- the LOC133956514 gene encoding prickle-like protein 2, which translates to MSLEMEKTITKLMYDFQRNSTSDDDSGCALEEYAWVPPALSPEQVHQYYNSLPEEKVPYINSPGEKYRIKQLLHQLPPHDNEVRYCNGLDEEEKRELKIFSNQRKKDNLGRGNVRPFPLTITGAICDKCGGQINGGDIVVFAARAGHGKCWHPHCFVCSMCEELLVDLIYFYQDGKIFCGRHHAERQKPRCCACDEIIFADECTEAEGRHWHMRHFCCYECETTLGGQRYIMKDGRPHCCNCFESLYAEYCDACGEHIGIDQGQMTYDGQHWHATEECFCCARCKRSLMGRPFLPKQGQIFCSRSCSAGQDPDESDSSDSAFQSARSRESRHSTKIGKKERRNAEQERRSADVRQSAPTPMPDRLSVENDPLSVQMDRLSLSASQTPSRTPNRTPSRTPSRAPSLNQVWMNRDEAYVPAAYEGPQREPSPTPTPIHLLGQCNPRQGYNPNANAHPPVQNPANPGKRPDSWGKEQGNAKRTPMAALRGHSFNENWIHHSQDEFRPNKLRTQMSFNEMSSQNQGFSDKRSISLHGFQRNGRPPLTRRNPINAMSFNEPLTPLEQTPRGSMDSLTMSHATAGNSLDGVSKRQEHLSRFSMPDLSKDSGVNVSEKSNMGTLSSSVQCHSTESLSSSRPVNNNIYAPLRVGYPLQYWDGPQPPSFDGKGCFGVMGSSGNLRMAPMSDRMPRRRLTGQESVSQPQQPQPRVRKHHRHHANGQHRSGRHHKRSRRSRSDNALHLVADRPAQMVEPPYRRVQEDYDRFPAGHAAREMFGLEPGGYRQQPHRPCPRTTSDLTLQNAGWQPVGLGGPRWTDGPMEAADPWCSSCSSSSESEGDEGYFLGEPIPRPVQLCYINNEELRHRYSPSGMGAHHGPLHGPSHGQLHTRQRRKSKNCIIS; encoded by the exons gtgCATCAGTATTACAACTCCTTACCCGAGGAGAAGGTCCCCTACATAAACAGCCCTGGAGAGAAATATCGCATCAAACAACTGCTCCACCAGCTGCCACCACATGACAACGAG GTGCGTTACTGTAACGGgctggacgaggaggagaaacgtGAACTGAAGATCTTCAGCAACCAAAGGAAGAAAGACAACTTGGGAAGAGGCAACGTCCGTCCCTTCCCCCTCACCATCACCGGTGCCATCTGTGATAAG TGCGGTGGTCAGATAAACGGAGGGGACATCGTGGTCTTTGCTGCAAGGGCGGGTCATGGAAAATGCTGGCACCCTCATTGCTTTGTCTGCAGCATGTGTGAGGAGCTGTTGGTGGATCTCATTTACTTCTACCAAGATGGCAAGATCTTCTGTGGGCGGCACCACGCCGAGAGGCAAAAGCCCCGCTGCTGTGCCTGTGATGAG ATCATCTTTGCTGATGAATGCACCGAGGCGGAGGGCAGACACTGGCACATGAGGCACTTCTGTTGCTACGAGTGTGAGACCACCCTCGGCGGCCAGCGCTACATCATGAAGGATGGACGACCACACTGCTGCAACTGCTTTGAGTCCCTCTACGCTGAGTACTGTGATGCATGTGGAGAACACATAG GCATCGACCAAGGCCAGATGACGTATGATGGGCAGCACTGGCATGCAACTGAGGAATGTTTTTGCTGTGCCCGTTGTAAGCGCTCTCTAATGGGCCGTCCCTTCCTGCCAAAGCAGGGGCAGATCTTCTGCTCACGGTCCTGCAGCGCTGGACAG GATCCTGATGAGTCTGACTCCTCAGACTCAGCTTTCCAAAGCGCCCGATCCCGTGAATCTCGCCACAGTACCAAGATTGGGAAAAAGGAGCGTAGGAATGCAGAGCAGGAGCGAAGGAGTGCTGATGTTCGCCAATCCGCTCCTACTCCCATGCCTGATCGTCTGTCTGTTGAAAATGATCCCCTGTCTGTCCAGATGGACCGTTTAAGCCTCTCAGCAAGCCAGACTCCAAGCAGGACTCCTAACCGCACACCCAGTCGCACTCCGAGCCGTGCCCCGAGCCTTAACCAGGTGTGGATGAATCGGGACGAGGCCTATGTCCCTGCTGCTTACGAGGGCCCCCAGCGGGAGCCCTCCCCGACCCCTACACCTATACATCTCCTGGGCCAGTGTAACCCCAGGCAGGGCTACAATCCCAACGCAAACGCTCATCCTCCAGTCCAGAATCCTGCCAACCCAGGAAAGAGGCCCGATTCCTGGGGAAAGGAACAAGGCAATGCCAAGAGGACCCCTATGGCTGCACTGAGGGGCCACTCCTTTAATGAAAACTGGATCCACCACAGCCAGGATGAGTTCAGGCCCAACAAGCTACGCACTCAGATGAGCTTCAATGAGATGTCTAGCCAAAACCAAGGCTTCTCTGACAAGAGGAGCATCAGTCTGCACGGGTTCCAGAGAAACGGCAGACCCCCGCTGACCAGGAGGAACCCCATCAATGCCATGAGCTTCAACGAGCCTCTTACTCCTCTAGAACAGACTCCTCGTGGATCCATGGACTCCCTGACTATGTCTCACGCTACAG CAGGTAACTCTCTGGATGGGGTCAGTAAGCGACAGGAGCATTTGTCTAGGTTCTCCATGCCCGACCTAAGtaaggactcaggagtgaacgTGTCCGAAAAGAGCAACATGGGCACCCTCAGTTCCTCTGTCCAGTGCCACAGCACAgagtctctgtcctcctctcgtCCAGTCAACAACAATATCTACGCTCCACTGAGAGTTGGCTACCCGCTGCAGTACTGGGACGGCCCACAGCCACCGAGCTTTGATGGTAAAGGTTGTTTTGGGGTGATGGGCAGCAGTGGAAACCTACGAATGGCTCCCATGAGTGACAGAATGCCTCGTCGTCGCTTAACTGGGCAGGAATCTGTGTCACAGCCACAGCAGCCGCAGCCAAGAGTCCGCAAACACCATCGTCACCATGCTAACGGGCAGCACCGCAGTGGCCGCCACCACAAACGCTCTCGGCGTTCCCGTTCCGATAACGCCCTGCACCTGGTGGCTGACCGCCCGGCTCAAATGGTGGAGCCGCCCTACCGCCGCGTTCAGGAGGATTATGATCGATTCCCCGCAGGTCATGCTGCTCGGGAAATGTTTGGTCTGGAGCCAGGTGGGTACAGGCAGCAGCCCCACCGGCCCTGCCCCCGCACCACCTCGGATCTCACCCTGCAGAATGCTGGCTGGCAACCTGTGGGGCTTGGTGGGCCACGCTGGACTGATGGGCCCATGGAGGCCGCTGACCCCTGgtgctccagctgctcctcttcctccgagTCAGAGGGAGATGAGGGTTATTTCTTGGGTGAGCCAATCCCTCGGCCCGTGCAGCTGTGCTACATCAACAACGAGGAGCTGCGCCATCGCTACAGCCCCTCTGGGATGGGCGCCCATCACGGACCTCTGCATGGGCCGAGTCACGGCCAGCTACACACTcgccagaggaggaagagcaaaaACTGCATAATTTCGTAG